From Actinoplanes oblitus, a single genomic window includes:
- the paaB gene encoding 1,2-phenylacetyl-CoA epoxidase subunit PaaB, with protein sequence MSEEVRHEWPLFEVFVRAKRGLNHVHVGSLRAADHAMAVHHARDLYTRRNEGVSIWVVRSDDVVASDPDDKAAYFEPSADKVYRHPTYYAIPDSVPHI encoded by the coding sequence ATGAGCGAGGAAGTCCGGCACGAGTGGCCGCTGTTCGAGGTGTTCGTGCGGGCCAAGCGCGGGCTCAACCACGTGCACGTCGGCTCGCTGCGGGCGGCCGACCACGCGATGGCGGTGCACCACGCGCGCGACCTCTACACCCGGCGCAACGAAGGGGTGAGCATCTGGGTGGTCCGCTCCGACGACGTGGTGGCCAGCGACCCCGACGACAAGGCGGCGTACTTCGAGCCGAGCGCCGACAAGGTGTACCGGCATCCCACGTACTACGCCATCCCCGACTCGGTTCCGCACATCTGA
- a CDS encoding Gfo/Idh/MocA family protein, with the protein MTGLRVGVIGTGMIGREHIRRLSTVQAGVSVVAVTDVDAALAARVAAGLGAVTHPDGLDLIASPRVDAVVVCSWGGTHEEYVLAAIAAGKPVFCEKPLATSPQAALRIVAAEARHGGRLVQVGYMRRYDAAYRALKKVLDSGVIGAPLMMHCAHRNAGVPGFYEPEYTITETAVHEIDMVRWMFGSEIVAVRVLRPRVSRHAGELPDPLLLVLELANDVLVDVEISVNVRYGYDIRGEILGEDGTVALGEPGLVAVRRDGRVASPVPGDWRDRFGAAYDVELREWAVSAAGGVPDGPGAWDGYAAAAVSDAAVRALRTGERVTVTLAERPRPGDERARA; encoded by the coding sequence GTGACGGGCCTGCGGGTCGGCGTGATCGGCACCGGCATGATCGGCCGGGAGCACATCCGGCGGCTCAGCACGGTCCAGGCCGGCGTGTCGGTGGTCGCGGTCACCGACGTGGACGCGGCGCTGGCTGCCCGGGTGGCCGCCGGCCTCGGCGCGGTCACCCACCCGGACGGGCTGGACCTGATCGCCTCGCCCCGGGTGGACGCCGTCGTGGTCTGCTCGTGGGGTGGCACGCACGAGGAGTACGTGCTCGCCGCGATCGCCGCCGGCAAGCCGGTGTTCTGCGAGAAACCGCTGGCCACCAGCCCGCAGGCGGCCCTGCGGATCGTGGCGGCGGAGGCCCGGCACGGCGGCCGGCTGGTGCAGGTGGGCTACATGCGGCGCTACGACGCGGCGTACCGGGCATTGAAGAAGGTGCTGGACAGCGGGGTGATCGGCGCGCCGCTGATGATGCACTGCGCGCACCGCAACGCCGGAGTGCCCGGCTTCTACGAGCCGGAGTACACCATCACCGAGACGGCGGTCCACGAGATCGACATGGTGCGCTGGATGTTCGGCAGCGAGATCGTCGCGGTCCGGGTGCTGCGGCCACGGGTCAGCCGGCACGCCGGCGAGCTGCCCGACCCGCTGCTGCTCGTGCTGGAGCTGGCGAACGACGTGCTGGTCGACGTGGAAATCTCGGTGAATGTCCGATATGGATATGACATCCGCGGGGAGATCCTGGGCGAGGACGGCACCGTCGCGCTGGGCGAGCCGGGGCTGGTCGCGGTGCGGCGCGACGGGCGGGTGGCCAGCCCGGTGCCGGGGGACTGGCGGGACCGGTTCGGCGCGGCCTACGACGTCGAGCTGCGGGAGTGGGCGGTGTCGGCGGCCGGCGGGGTGCCGGACGGGCCGGGTGCCTGGGACGGATACGCGGCGGCGGCCGTCTCGGACGCGGCGGTGCGGGCGCTGCGGACCGGCGAGCGGGTCACCGTCACGCTGGCCGAGCGGCCTCGCCCGGGCGACGAGCGGGCGCGGGCCTGA
- a CDS encoding ATP-binding cassette domain-containing protein, which produces MTDTLAGHADRGLRRGEPLVELIGVGKSYGPISALRDVDLRVAAGEVTCVLGDNGAGKSTLIKIISGLHPHTSGSLKVDGVDRSFSSPREALDLGIATVYQDLAVVPLMEVWRNFFLGSELVGGRHPLAGMRIREMRRIADRELRKMGIAVSDINQPIGTLSGGQRQCVAIARAVYFGARVLILDEPTAALGVKQSGVVLKYIAAARDAGLGVVFITHNPQHAYLVGDHFVILKLGAAVLDAQRGAVTLAELTTQMAGGDELAELSRELDRP; this is translated from the coding sequence GTGACTGACACCCTGGCCGGCCACGCCGACCGCGGGTTGCGCCGCGGCGAACCGCTGGTCGAGCTGATCGGCGTGGGCAAGAGCTACGGCCCGATCAGCGCGCTGCGCGACGTCGACCTGCGGGTCGCGGCCGGCGAGGTGACCTGCGTGCTCGGCGACAACGGGGCCGGCAAGTCGACCCTCATCAAAATCATCTCCGGGCTGCACCCGCACACCTCCGGATCGCTGAAGGTGGACGGTGTGGACCGGTCGTTCTCCTCGCCGCGGGAGGCGCTCGATCTCGGCATCGCGACGGTGTACCAGGACCTGGCCGTGGTGCCGCTGATGGAGGTGTGGCGCAACTTCTTCCTCGGCTCCGAACTGGTCGGCGGGCGGCATCCGCTGGCCGGCATGCGGATCCGGGAGATGCGCCGGATCGCGGACCGGGAGCTGCGCAAGATGGGCATCGCGGTGTCCGACATCAATCAGCCGATCGGCACCCTCTCCGGTGGCCAGCGGCAGTGCGTGGCGATCGCCCGGGCGGTCTACTTCGGCGCCCGCGTGCTGATCCTGGACGAGCCGACCGCCGCGCTCGGCGTGAAGCAGTCCGGCGTGGTGCTCAAGTACATCGCGGCGGCCCGGGACGCCGGCCTCGGGGTCGTCTTCATCACCCACAACCCGCAGCACGCCTACCTGGTCGGCGACCACTTCGTGATCCTCAAGCTGGGCGCGGCGGTCCTCGACGCCCAGCGCGGCGCCGTCACGCTGGCGGAACTGACCACGCAGATGGCCGGCGGCGACGAGCTCGCCGAGCTCTCCCGTGAGCTGGACCGCCCGTGA
- the paaN gene encoding phenylacetic acid degradation protein PaaN: MTSPADLYATHRELLERAIAAAAARDYWSAFPESPSKAVYGEDAAPAGERAFTALLGKQFPIDVPGATGSVSTEQSPYGIELAVSYPKADPLALVAAARATIPAWRAVGPEGRAGIAAEILKRINARIFEMAHAVQHTSGQAFVMAFQAGGAHAQDRALEAIAYALAATTRMPARASWSKPQRGGDPLALTKTGTVVGRGVALVIGCTTFPTWNSYPGLFASLVTGNPVIVKPHPGAVLPLAITVQICREVLTEAGINPDVVTLAAEEPGDGIAATLATHPDVRIVDFTGSSSFGDWLEANARQAVVYTEKAGLNTVVLDSTDDYRGLLRNLAFSLSLYSGQMCTTPQNLLMPRDGIETDAGHRTPEEFGADLAGALDKLLGDPKRAAGTLGAIVNDGVLARLTEAAGSPGVVHPSAAVTDEQFPGATIRTPVVLRLDAADEKAYTREWFGPVSFLITTESTEHSLRIFTETVRAHGALTALVHSTSPQVLAAAREAALDAGVHLSENLTGGVFVNQTAAFSDLHGTGANPAATASLTDDYFVSGRFFTLQSRHHV; this comes from the coding sequence GTGACCTCACCCGCAGACCTGTACGCCACCCACCGTGAGCTACTCGAGCGCGCCATCGCAGCAGCCGCAGCCCGCGACTACTGGTCCGCGTTCCCGGAGTCGCCCAGCAAAGCCGTCTACGGCGAGGATGCCGCGCCGGCCGGTGAGCGGGCCTTCACCGCCCTGCTCGGCAAGCAGTTCCCGATCGACGTGCCGGGTGCCACCGGCAGCGTGTCGACCGAGCAGTCGCCGTACGGTATCGAGCTCGCCGTCAGCTACCCCAAGGCCGACCCGCTCGCCCTGGTCGCCGCCGCCCGCGCCACCATCCCGGCCTGGCGCGCGGTCGGTCCCGAGGGCCGCGCCGGGATCGCCGCCGAGATCCTGAAGCGGATCAACGCGCGCATCTTCGAGATGGCGCACGCCGTGCAGCACACCTCCGGCCAGGCCTTCGTGATGGCCTTCCAGGCCGGCGGGGCGCACGCGCAGGACCGGGCGCTGGAGGCGATCGCCTACGCGCTGGCCGCCACCACCCGGATGCCGGCCCGGGCGTCTTGGTCCAAGCCGCAGCGCGGCGGCGACCCGCTGGCGCTCACCAAGACCGGCACTGTCGTCGGCCGGGGTGTCGCCCTGGTCATCGGCTGCACCACGTTCCCCACCTGGAACAGCTATCCCGGCCTGTTCGCCAGCCTGGTCACCGGCAACCCGGTGATCGTCAAGCCGCACCCCGGCGCGGTCCTGCCGCTCGCCATCACCGTGCAGATCTGCCGCGAGGTGCTCACCGAGGCCGGGATCAACCCCGACGTGGTCACCCTGGCCGCCGAGGAGCCCGGCGACGGCATCGCGGCGACCCTGGCCACCCACCCGGACGTGCGGATCGTCGACTTCACCGGGTCCAGCTCGTTCGGGGACTGGCTGGAGGCGAACGCGCGGCAGGCGGTTGTCTACACCGAGAAGGCCGGTCTCAACACCGTCGTCCTGGATTCCACCGACGACTACCGGGGCCTGCTGCGCAACCTGGCGTTCTCGCTGTCGCTCTACAGCGGACAGATGTGCACGACACCGCAGAACCTGCTGATGCCGCGGGACGGCATCGAGACCGACGCGGGCCACCGCACGCCCGAGGAGTTCGGCGCGGACCTGGCCGGCGCGCTCGACAAGCTGCTCGGCGACCCGAAACGGGCGGCCGGCACGCTGGGGGCGATCGTCAACGACGGCGTGCTGGCCCGGCTGACCGAGGCGGCCGGGTCGCCCGGGGTGGTGCACCCGTCGGCCGCGGTGACCGACGAGCAGTTCCCCGGCGCCACCATCCGGACGCCCGTGGTGCTGCGGCTCGACGCCGCCGACGAGAAGGCGTACACGCGGGAGTGGTTCGGGCCGGTGTCGTTCCTGATCACCACCGAGTCGACGGAGCACAGCCTGCGGATCTTCACGGAGACGGTGCGGGCGCACGGGGCGCTGACCGCGCTGGTGCACTCGACGTCGCCGCAGGTGCTGGCGGCGGCCCGGGAGGCGGCGCTGGACGCCGGGGTGCACCTGTCGGAGAACCTGACCGGTGGGGTGTTCGTCAACCAGACGGCGGCGTTCAGCGACCTGCACGGGACCGGCGCCAATCCGGCGGCCACCGCGTCGCTGACCGACGACTACTTCGTGTCCGGGCGTTTCTTCACCCTGCAGTCGCGGCACCATGTCTGA
- a CDS encoding TetR/AcrR family transcriptional regulator — protein sequence MDSARPAPRRRGRPGHDLDAVLAAAVRLFNARGYDATSMFDVAEALGITKSTLYHHVSGKEQLLAMAVDRAVDGLFEAAAQVRDQQNTATVRLQELVRRSVLVLAERLEFVTLLLRVHGNSEVEQHALARRREFDALATDLVKQAQAEGGIRADVEPATAARLLFGMVNSLIEWYRPERGHPETIAATVVRLAFDGLRTIDTTDDQDEQQEQ from the coding sequence ATGGACTCCGCTCGACCCGCCCCCCGTCGCCGCGGCCGCCCCGGGCACGATCTGGACGCGGTGCTGGCCGCCGCGGTCCGGCTGTTCAACGCGCGCGGTTACGACGCGACAAGCATGTTCGACGTGGCCGAGGCGCTGGGCATCACCAAGTCGACGCTGTACCACCACGTCAGCGGCAAGGAGCAGCTGCTGGCCATGGCGGTGGACCGGGCGGTGGACGGTCTCTTCGAGGCCGCCGCGCAGGTGCGCGACCAGCAGAACACCGCTACGGTACGCCTGCAGGAGCTGGTCCGGCGCAGCGTCCTGGTCCTCGCCGAACGCCTGGAGTTCGTCACCCTGCTGCTGCGCGTGCACGGCAACAGCGAGGTGGAGCAACACGCCCTGGCTCGCCGCCGGGAGTTCGACGCCCTCGCCACCGACCTGGTCAAACAGGCCCAGGCGGAGGGCGGCATCCGGGCCGACGTCGAACCGGCGACCGCGGCGCGACTGCTGTTCGGCATGGTCAACTCGCTGATCGAGTGGTACCGGCCGGAGCGCGGCCACCCGGAGACGATAGCGGCGACGGTGGTCCGGCTGGCTTTCGACGGACTTCGGACAATCGACACAACAGATGATCAAGACGAGCAACAAGAACAATGA
- the paaA gene encoding 1,2-phenylacetyl-CoA epoxidase subunit PaaA produces MSESTFAETIAKDQRVEPRDWMPDGYRQTLIRQIAQHAHSEIIGMQPEGDWITRAPTLRRKAILLAKVQDEAGHGLYLYSAAETLGADRGDLTRRLIEGRQKYSSIFNYPTLSFADVGVIGWLVDGAAICNQVPLCRSSYGPYARAMIRICKEESFHQRQGYELLMTMMGGTPAQRDMVQDAVNRWWWPSLMMFGPPDGDSPNSARSMAWKIKRHSNDELRQRFVDMTVPQAAALGVTLPDPELRWNESRGSHDFGQPDWAELKQVISGDGPMNRQRIARRKQADSDGAWVREAAAAHAAKHRSGS; encoded by the coding sequence ATGTCTGAGTCGACATTCGCCGAGACGATCGCGAAGGACCAGCGGGTCGAGCCGCGCGACTGGATGCCGGACGGCTACCGGCAGACGCTGATCCGGCAGATCGCGCAGCACGCCCACTCCGAGATCATCGGCATGCAGCCGGAGGGTGACTGGATCACCCGCGCCCCCACCCTGCGGCGCAAGGCGATCCTGCTGGCCAAGGTGCAGGACGAGGCCGGGCACGGGCTCTACCTCTACTCCGCCGCCGAGACCCTGGGCGCCGATCGCGGCGACCTCACCCGGCGGCTGATCGAGGGCCGGCAGAAGTACTCGTCGATCTTCAACTATCCGACGCTGAGCTTCGCCGACGTCGGCGTGATCGGCTGGCTGGTCGACGGCGCCGCGATCTGCAACCAGGTCCCGCTCTGCCGCAGCTCCTACGGGCCGTACGCGCGCGCCATGATCCGCATCTGCAAGGAGGAGTCCTTCCACCAGCGGCAGGGCTACGAGCTGCTGATGACCATGATGGGCGGCACCCCGGCCCAGCGCGACATGGTGCAGGACGCGGTGAACCGCTGGTGGTGGCCGTCGCTGATGATGTTCGGCCCGCCGGACGGCGACTCACCGAACTCGGCCCGCTCGATGGCCTGGAAGATCAAGCGGCACAGCAACGACGAGCTGCGGCAACGGTTCGTCGACATGACGGTGCCGCAGGCCGCGGCGTTGGGCGTGACGCTGCCCGACCCGGAGCTGCGGTGGAACGAGTCCCGGGGGAGTCACGACTTCGGCCAGCCGGACTGGGCCGAGCTGAAACAGGTCATCTCCGGGGACGGCCCGATGAACCGGCAGCGGATCGCTCGCCGGAAGCAGGCGGACAGCGACGGGGCGTGGGTGCGCGAGGCGGCGGCCGCGCACGCGGCGAAGCACAGGAGTGGATCATGA